A single window of Sphingobium sp. SCG-1 DNA harbors:
- a CDS encoding c-type cytochrome, translating to MIASLVSLSACDREERESRGRPLAEAAAGGPLVSTLRAGEPPHPRPDPRAAEYENNAYAVSQGQKLFQAMNCSGCHAHGGGGMGPALMDDQWRYGGNMEQIVATLDQGRPNGMLSWRGRLTAQQMWQLAAYVRSLSAQQRQDVLPGRADEPSNTEPQTLRSREEMHSSSPAGVQGTAQ from the coding sequence ATGATCGCGTCTCTCGTATCGCTGAGTGCATGCGACCGGGAGGAGCGTGAAAGCCGGGGGCGTCCGCTGGCAGAAGCCGCGGCGGGCGGACCGTTGGTCAGCACATTGCGGGCGGGCGAACCGCCGCATCCACGGCCCGATCCGCGCGCTGCCGAATATGAGAACAACGCCTATGCCGTCAGTCAGGGGCAGAAGCTGTTCCAGGCGATGAACTGCTCGGGATGCCATGCGCATGGCGGCGGCGGCATGGGTCCGGCGCTGATGGATGACCAGTGGCGATACGGCGGCAATATGGAGCAGATCGTCGCGACGCTCGATCAGGGCCGCCCCAACGGAATGCTCTCATGGCGCGGACGGTTGACCGCGCAGCAGATGTGGCAGCTTGCGGCCTATGTCCGCTCGCTTTCCGCGCAGCAGCGTCAGGATGTGCTGCCGGGCCGCGCCGACGAGCCAAGCAATACCGAGCCGCAAACGCTTCGGAGCCGCGAGGAGATGCACTCTTCTTCGCCCGCAGGCGTTCAGGGCACCGCCCAATGA
- a CDS encoding c-type cytochrome: MSAWLNGIQSATSGAGLHDQQFNGLFLLFLGITGFFYLIVIVALIAAIILRRRRTGSEPLARAALFGWVGAVVVGLAVLSAASFLVDRRVDAATMGRPPLKIELVANQWWWDVRYHGASPSDEVHTANELHLPVGVPALVTLKSNDVIHSFWVPPLAGKQDLVPGRTNDILLLPRRTGLFRGQCAEFCGTQHARMALDVTVESLPDFRRWQRAQRAPAFAPRTALAQGGYAYVTQRECANCHNITGTPASGRFGPDLTHLASRRSIGAGTYPMTRGHLYAWVADPQGAKPGNNMPYIGFEAQDLHAVVAYLQSLK; this comes from the coding sequence GTGAGCGCGTGGCTGAACGGCATCCAGTCCGCGACCAGCGGGGCGGGGCTGCACGACCAGCAATTCAATGGCCTGTTCCTGCTGTTCCTGGGCATCACCGGTTTCTTCTACCTGATCGTCATCGTGGCGTTGATCGCTGCAATCATTCTTCGCCGCCGTCGGACCGGGAGCGAACCACTGGCGCGTGCGGCGCTGTTCGGCTGGGTCGGCGCGGTGGTGGTGGGGCTGGCTGTGCTGAGCGCCGCGAGTTTCCTAGTCGACCGGCGAGTAGACGCGGCGACCATGGGGAGGCCGCCGCTGAAGATTGAGCTGGTGGCGAACCAATGGTGGTGGGACGTGCGCTATCACGGCGCCTCGCCATCCGATGAAGTGCATACCGCCAATGAATTGCATCTGCCGGTAGGCGTGCCCGCACTGGTGACGCTCAAATCCAATGATGTGATCCACAGTTTCTGGGTGCCGCCGCTTGCGGGGAAGCAGGATCTGGTGCCAGGACGCACGAACGACATCCTGCTGCTTCCCAGGCGCACAGGGCTGTTCCGCGGCCAGTGCGCGGAGTTTTGCGGTACGCAGCATGCGCGGATGGCGCTGGACGTGACGGTGGAATCCTTGCCGGATTTCAGACGATGGCAGCGCGCGCAGCGGGCGCCGGCCTTCGCGCCCCGGACGGCGCTTGCGCAAGGCGGCTATGCCTATGTAACGCAGCGCGAGTGCGCCAATTGCCACAATATCACTGGGACGCCTGCGTCCGGGCGCTTCGGGCCGGACCTGACGCATCTCGCCAGCCGCCGCTCGATCGGCGCAGGCACTTATCCGATGACGCGGGGGCATCTTTATGCCTGGGTGGCTGATCCGCAGGGTGCG